Part of the Actinomycetes bacterium genome, TGCCTTCGCCCAACGGGTCACAGTCTTGGGGTCGACGCGGAACAACGCGGCGACCTCGGCCGGAGTGAGCAGCGCCTCCGGCACCGGCGCGGCCTGCACGGTACGACTGGCGGACATGGTTGCCACCTCACCTTGGAGCCCTCCCCGTCGAGACCGGATTCTCGCGGAGATCCTGAATATCCTAGAGGCGTCGAATGGGACAGACCATAGCAACTTAGGGCTATTTCCCGTCCTGCCTACTAGGACTATCGGCACGTCACCGCCAGGTCTTTAGCAAAAAGGACGAGACGATCAATTGCTGGATTCCCGTCCCCGGAGCGCGGACCACCGCTCCGTGAGCGACCCGTAGATAACGCTTGACCGCTCAAGATCTCCCTCTTCCAAGGCTTCGAGGGCCTCCCACACGTCGGATGCCGACTGGTCCTCGATCAGAT contains:
- a CDS encoding BldC family transcriptional regulator, producing MSASRTVQAAPVPEALLTPAEVAALFRVDPKTVTRWAKAGKLSSIRTLGGHRRYRETEVRQLLRGVEAGN